A section of the Streptomyces sp. CG1 genome encodes:
- a CDS encoding ribonuclease J produces MSHPHPELKAAPPLPEGGLRVIALGGLGEIGRNMTVFEHAGKLLIVDCGVLFPEETQPGVDVILPDFTSIRDRLDDIVAVVLTHGHEDHIGGVPYLLRERSDIPVVGSKLTLAFLEAKLKEHGIRPRTVRVREGDRRGFGPFDCEFVAVNHSIPDSLAVAIRTRAGMVLHTGDFKMDQFPLDDRITDLRAFARLGEEGVDLFLTDSTNAEVPGFTTSERELNPAIEQVMRTAPRRVIVSSFASHVHRIQQVLDAAHQHGRKVAFVGRSMVRNMGIARDLGYLKVPSGLVVSTKELEKLPDHKITLVCTGSQGEPMAALSRMANRDHMIRIGKDDTVLLASSLIPGNENAIYRVINGLTRWGAHVVHKGNAKVHVSGHASAGELVYCYNIVKPRNVMPVHGEWRHLRANGDLAIRTGVDPDRVVIAEDGVVVDLVDGRASITGKVPAGNVYVDGMEVGGATEASLKDRLTLAAEGVVTVVAIVDADTGALAEAPDFLARGFVHDDATFEPVIPVIEKTLATAAEEGVGDARQLEQLVARAVANWAFRTHRRKPLIIPVIIDA; encoded by the coding sequence ATGAGTCATCCGCACCCCGAGCTGAAAGCCGCCCCGCCCCTTCCCGAAGGAGGGCTGCGGGTCATCGCCCTGGGCGGCCTGGGTGAGATCGGCCGCAACATGACCGTCTTCGAGCACGCGGGCAAGCTGCTCATCGTCGACTGCGGTGTGCTGTTCCCCGAGGAGACCCAGCCCGGCGTGGACGTGATCCTGCCGGACTTCACCTCGATCCGGGACCGGCTGGACGACATCGTGGCCGTGGTCCTCACCCACGGCCACGAGGACCACATCGGCGGCGTGCCGTACCTGCTGCGCGAGCGGTCCGACATTCCCGTCGTCGGCTCCAAGCTGACGCTCGCGTTCCTGGAGGCCAAGCTCAAGGAACACGGCATCCGTCCGCGCACGGTGCGGGTACGAGAGGGCGACCGGCGTGGTTTCGGGCCCTTCGACTGCGAGTTCGTGGCGGTCAACCACTCCATCCCCGACAGCCTCGCGGTCGCGATCCGCACCCGAGCCGGGATGGTGCTGCACACCGGCGACTTCAAGATGGACCAGTTCCCTCTCGACGATCGCATCACCGATCTGCGTGCCTTCGCCCGCCTCGGCGAGGAGGGCGTGGACCTGTTCCTCACCGACTCCACCAACGCCGAAGTACCCGGCTTCACCACCTCCGAGCGTGAGCTGAATCCGGCGATCGAGCAGGTGATGCGCACCGCGCCGCGCCGGGTCATCGTCTCCAGCTTCGCCAGCCACGTGCACCGCATCCAGCAGGTCCTGGACGCCGCCCACCAGCACGGCCGCAAGGTCGCCTTCGTCGGCCGGTCGATGGTCCGCAACATGGGCATCGCCCGTGACCTGGGCTATCTGAAAGTCCCCTCCGGTCTGGTCGTGAGCACGAAGGAGCTGGAGAAGCTCCCGGACCACAAGATCACTCTGGTGTGCACCGGCTCCCAGGGCGAACCGATGGCCGCGCTGTCACGGATGGCCAACCGCGACCACATGATCCGCATCGGCAAGGACGACACCGTCCTGCTCGCCAGCTCCCTCATCCCCGGCAACGAGAACGCCATCTACCGGGTGATCAACGGACTCACCCGGTGGGGCGCCCACGTGGTCCACAAGGGCAATGCCAAGGTGCACGTCTCCGGGCACGCCAGCGCCGGCGAACTCGTCTACTGCTACAACATCGTCAAACCCCGCAACGTGATGCCCGTGCATGGTGAATGGCGCCACCTGCGGGCCAACGGCGACCTCGCCATCCGCACCGGTGTCGACCCCGACCGGGTCGTCATCGCCGAGGACGGCGTCGTCGTCGACCTTGTCGACGGACGCGCGTCCATCACCGGCAAGGTCCCCGCCGGCAACGTCTACGTGGACGGCATGGAAGTCGGCGGCGCCACCGAAGCGTCCCTCAAGGACCGCCTCACCCTCGCCGCCGAAGGCGTGGTCACGGTGGTGGCGATCGTCGACGCAGACACCGGCGCCCTCGCCGAGGCCCCCGACTTCCTGGCCCGGGGCTTCGTCCACGACGACGCCACCTTCGAGCCGGTCATCCCCGTCATCGAGAAGACCCTGGCCACCGCGGCCGAGGAAGGCGTCGGGGACGCGCGCCAACTCGAACAACTCGTCGCCCGCGCCGTCGCGAACTGGGCGTTCCGCACCCACCGCCGCAAGCCCCTCATCATCCCCGTCATCATCGACGCCTGA